The following coding sequences are from one Gossypium hirsutum isolate 1008001.06 chromosome A12, Gossypium_hirsutum_v2.1, whole genome shotgun sequence window:
- the LOC107923263 gene encoding GRF1-interacting factor 3 codes for MPQPPQMIPVMPSYPPTNITTEQIQKYLDENKKLILAILDNQNLGKLAECAQYQAQLQKNLMYLAAIADAQPQSTPAMSPQMAPHPAMQPGGYFMQHPQAAAMSQQPGMYPQKVPLQFNSPHQMQDPQHLLYQQHQQAMQGQMGIRPGGPNNSMHPMHSEASLGGGSSGGPPQPSGPSDGRAGNKQEGSEAGGNGQGSTTGGHGGGDGADEAK; via the exons ATGCCGCAGCCACCGCAAATGATTCCTGTGATGCCTTCATATCCACCTACTAATATCACTACTGAACAGATTCAGaag TACCTTGATGAGAATAAGAAGTTGATTTTGGCAATTTTGGACAATCAGAATCTTGGAAAACTCGCTGAATGCGCCCA GTATCAAGCTCAGCTGCAAAAGAATTTGATGTATTTAGCTGCAATTGCGGATGCTCAACCTCAATCAACGCCAGCAATGTCGCCTCAG ATGGCACCGCATCCAGCAATGCAACCCGGAGGATATTTTATGCAACATCCTCAAGCTGCTGCAATGTCACAGCAACCTGGCATGTACCCTCAAAAGGTGCCATTGCAATTCAATAGTCCGCATCAAATGCAGGACCCTCAGCACCTCCTATATCAGCAGCATCAACAAGCAATGCAAGGTCAAATGGGAATCAGGCCTGGGGGACCCAATAATAGCATGCATCCCATGCATTCAGAGGCTAGCCTTGGAGGCGGCAGCAGTGGTGGTCCCCCTCAACCTTCAGGCCCAAGTGATGGACGTGCTGGAAACAAGCAAGAGGGCTCCGAAGCTGGTGGTAATGGGCAGGGCAGCACAACTGGTGGGCATGGTGGCGGTGATGGAGCGGATGAGGCAAAGTGA